The Glycine soja cultivar W05 chromosome 9, ASM419377v2, whole genome shotgun sequence sequence AACATGATCTAATCTCAAATGCGAAAGTTTTGTTTTTATCAATCAATGTATTACTAGCTACCGATGCATGTCCTACAATAGTGGAACCTTCAAGAATAAACAAGCCATTACTTTTATTCTTGTTACCCTTAGCTATGATTAAAGATCCATTTGAAATCTTAAGAACACCATTTAAAATTCTAGTTGAATATCCTAGATCATCAAACATGTTTATGGAAATAAGATTTCTTTTGAGTTCTGGAATGTACCTTACATTTTTCAGTAGATACTCTTTATTATCAAACATCTTTAATCTCACAGTTCCAATGCCTTGTACCTTGCAAGGGTAGTTGTCTCCTAGCAATACAGCTCCTACTGGTTTCAGTTCCAAGGTTTCAAAATAGTCCTTTCTCGGGCTGCTGTGATATGAGCATCCATAATCCATAATCCATTCTGTTTGTGTTTTGGTATTAGAAGCTACTAAAACACTTGCACTCTCATAACCTTCAGAGGCTTCAACAATGTCAGCAGAGTCCAAAGATTCTTTCTTGATCTTGTCTGGGCAGTCTTTCTTGAAATGACcagttttgtgacaattaaagcATTTGAACTTTATTTTCTGGCCTTTCTTTGAATCCCTTGACCTTGATCTGGACTTCTTTCCTCTTGTTCCCTTCTTTTCACTCCTTCCCCTTGAAATATTCAAGCTTTCACCATTATCCTCAGATTTGGAGTCTTGCTGTTTTTGCATCTCCTTGGTCCTTATTGAGGTCTGGACTTCTTCTAGGGCAATGTCTTGATCTTTGCCATAAAGAATTGCATCCTTGAAATGTTCAAAGGATTTTGGTAAGGAATTCAGAAGCAAGAGAGCTTTATCCTCCTCTTCAAGCTTTACTTCAatattttccaaatcatcaagAATCTTGTTGAAATCAGCCAATTGTTCGGTGCTGTTCTTGACTCTGTCATCTTGAAGGTGTATAGTTGTTGCTTCAAGCATAGCCGATTTGCAAGGGACTTTGTCATATATAATGACTCCAGTTTCAGCCACATTGAGGTTGCTGTCTTTTCTCTTGCAACTTCTCTTAAAGCTTTATCTCCAAGGCATAAAATGATTGCACTTCTGGATTTAGCAATCATCACTGATTTCTCCTTTGAGCTTAAAGATTCAAACAtcttttcttctcctttaagAGCTTCTGCACAGCCATGTTGAATCAAGATTGCTTCCATCTTGATTCTGCATAACCCGAAGTCATTTCCCCCTGAAAACTTCTCTATATCGTACTTTGTTGTTCCCATCTTTCTTGATCTTGATCCTTTTTCCCCACAGACGGCGCCACTTTTTGGTTCTAGTTATAAATTCTGCTACTCTTAATCTGCACAAgatcaaaaataagaaaaacataaaaaacatagcAAAGCAATACAGAGTAGAGCAAGAACCCAAAGATTTACGTGGTTCGGCAATGTGCCTACATCCACGGGAAAACGCAGctcatcatcatcacattgaTCATGAAATTACAAGTTCAATACAAGCAGCAACTAGCTTTGATCTCTCTTGGTTTCTCTTTCAACAAAACCTCTCTCAATCACCTAGCTCACTACCTCCTTTTTGAACTCTCTGATTTctgcaattttttttccagCTTCTCTGTTTTTCAGCCACTCTCATCAAAAACCACCCACTGCATTACATGATCAAGAATATGTATGTACACTCTAGCTATGCTTTGGTGCCAAAACCAATTCAGTTATAATAACTGAAAACAGTTATGATAGCACCAATTTAAAGTCTTCTCACTTGTGCCATTTGTGATTTTGAGTTACACACCACAAATATGATACACTTTGAGCTCTTGAGCTAAGACTTTCTCCTTGACAAAAAAGATGCCAATTTCCATGTGCTTAGTCTGGGAATGAAGAACTAGATTATGAGTGGTAGCTACTGCACTTTGGTTGTCACAGTAAATCTCTAGGGCCTGGAAAGGAATAGATAATTATAAGAGTTTGAATCCATGTAACTTCAGTCGTGGCTTGAGCCAAGCTCCTATATGTAGCTTCAGTGGAAGAGCTAGCCACAATTTGTTGCTTCTTGGACCACCAAGAGACCAAATTAGGACTAAAATAAAGCACTGCACCAGAGGTAGACCTTCTAACACTTGGATCCGATGCCCAATCAGGGTCACTGGCTTTGATACCATGATAGAgtttgagagaaagaaaaaaaagaagaaagaatgaagatattattattgattCAGAATGAATAAACAGTTACAACTGATTctgtttctctatttatagaggAAATGGATGTGGTCACACTTAACCTGATTAAGGCATTTAACTAACATAGTTAGTAACTGCTCTAACAGAATAACAAAATCACAACTATTCTATGAATCATAATTGCTCTAACAGAATAATAGTTGCTCTAACTGAATCATAAAGTGAAACTTACTTAATACACTAATAGGATTGAAGCTTCAGTGTGTTGTTCTTCtgtttttgaaaatttcttttgaaacaatttgacacttgatttttatgtcatcatattgatcatttttttgttatacaaCAAAACAGTTCAAATGACATTCTGCAAACAGTACTTCTCAATGTATTTGGTTTCTTCACTCAGGGTTTATGGGTTTGTTTCTGGTTTTTGTATTACAGAAAAAATCAAATAGATaactttttttcctaaaaaaggAGAAACTTAACGATTGAGTTGGGAAGAGCTTGGTTCCCACCTTTACTATAGTTGATGTTTCTGAATTAATTAACTTTGCCATCAAAGAAAAGAATTTATGTGGTGTAGCTATTGAAGCAATTGTTgtcatttttgtttctattaaGTTGTATTAAAATTGTAAGTGATTTCAATGCTAACTGTGACTGCCTACTCTTTCACGATTGAGAGGAAGTATGGCGTCTTCAGCAAATTAGATGCTTGTACATTTGTTGTTAATGTCTATAATGATGGGAATGTCTTAAGTATTGTAACAGACTGTTCTGGACATGGCACCCACGTTGCTGGTATAGCTACTGCTTTCCATCCAAAGGtaccaatatataattttatccaTATAGTGTAGTGTTCTTATGTGGAATAGAATAccttttgatataaaatattgttgttAGGAGCCCTTATTGAATGGAATTGCACCTGGTGCACAAATAATATCTTGTAAAATTGGGGATTCTCGCCTAGGTTCAATGGAAACAGGAACTGGTTTGATTCGGGCACTGATAGCAGCTGTGGAGTTCCTTcaaacttttcttctttttcctcctCTTTAGCTGATTATCCTGGATATTCTGACAAGTGAAATATGATTTGTCTTCTATTTGTGTGTTTGATTAACGAAGTTTTTTTTAGGATTTTAATGATGGGCATGCAACAATATAGAACGTAATACGGGTGTCATGTCGGTGTCGGACACTGACACGGACGCGTATCGGACACCAGACACGACAAGAGACTGGAGTGTCCGTGCTTCATAGtgcaacatttctttttcagcATAAGAGTGACCTTATCAACATGAGTTATGGTGAAGCAACATTACTGCCAGACTATGGAAGCTTTGTTGATCTTGTGAATGGGGTATTTTCTTATACTTTCATTTTAACTGGGCTCTCATCATTTATAagtcattttcttttctcaaaGTCTTTGTTTTGGTTGATTTACTTCTAGGTGGTGAACAAGCATCGTCTGATATTTGTGAGCAGTGCTGGTAATAGTGGGCCAGGACTGAGCACTGTTGGTGCACCTGGTGGTACATCTTCAAGTATCATAGGTATTGGTGCATATGTGTCTCCTGCTATGGCTGCTGGTGCACTTGTGTTGTTGAACCTCCATCCGAGGGGCTTGAATACACTTGGTATATTCACTTCTCTGAAACTTCCTAATTGGATGAGTTTTTATATACTTCTGTCTTTAGTTTTGTtatttatgtttcattttttttatttttttaatttttttgcatcCTTATCATTGCATGATTGATGCAAAAAACTTTGCAGGTCTAGCCGAGGACCAACAGCTGATGGAGACCTTGGTGTGTGTGTGAGCGCTCCTGGTGGTGCTGTTGCTCCTGTCCCCACATGGACTCTTCAACGGCGTATGCTCGGGATTGGGACATCAATGGCATCACCATCAGCCTCTGGTGGAACTACATTGCTCATAAGTGCAATGAAGGTCCTTGCATGTGGTTCTTTTGTAGCTTATTTAGTGGTCTTTACTTGCACACATATCTCTAGTTTTGTGTGTATGATCTGCATTCAGGCTGAGGGAATCCCTGTGAGTCCATACTGTGTGAGGAAGGCACTTGAAAATATTGCGATTCCCATAGGTGATTTACCTGAGGATAAATTATCCACCGGACAAGGGCTTATGCAAGTTGACAAGTAAAATAATCTGCCGAGTTTTTACTTCCATGAAAATATTAGTAAATCATAGTTTTGTGATATTTATTGACTTAAATCATATACTCCTTGACAGGGCTTTTGAATATATGCAGAAGTGTCAAAATGTTCCATGTGTTTGGTATCAAATAAAAATCCAGCAATGTGGAAAAACAAGTGAGTTCACATTCAACCATGTACGTTTTACCTTCCCCTTATGTGACCAAAGACAGGAAAGATATTATCTTTTGGCTTTATCTTATATTTGTAAGAGTAGAAAGTGTAGTATGTTACTATAATCATTCTTGTGCCTTTACCTAATGGCTTAGGATTTTGGTATAGTTGGCTGTTGGTACATTAAATGATATCAAAGTCCCCAATTTAACCTCCATTCTTCTAATAAGAGTGTATGCAATGCAATAGCCCACTCTATCCTAGACAGCAATTCCCAATGTATAGAAATTGTTTCCAGCAATTACTATATAAGTTTTAACATGTACGTGAAATGTTTCATGGATGAAAAGTAGAGTAGCATTGATTTCTGACGTCaatattgtttttatcttttaaaaattgttgcaTTGCCCTTGGACTAATAATCTAATTAATTAGACGGCTTGGTGCACAAATAATGTTATACAcactaaaattgaaattaggAAAGTATATGTGTAACTTGTCTAGGAGGAAAAGCTAGATTATAGAGTAATATCTGATAAAGCTGTTTATGtgctaatattttaattttgtaaagctgttttcttaataaaattcgGAGCGAAGTTTTCGGAACAAGATGAAAACACCTTTTTTCTTCCGAGTTTATCTCTTTATGTTAATAATTAGATTTATGACTTCTGTGGGAAATTGAAATGATTGTGTTTGCCTTGCCTGTGTAATGTCAACCCTTCCTGCTTGAGTCAAAACACTTCCATTGCATTTGTAAAGCAATTGGTTTTTTGTTATCATAATTTTGTGTCATGGTCTGTTGCACAATCAATATCAGATCTAACCTTTTCATGAAACacttatatataacaattttgaACTAAACACATTGCAATTTTGCGTGACCCAAATTGTGATTGTCACCTAACTGAGATGACCACAGGCTCATCCAAGTCATGCCAGCCTCAAACTTATCAATAACTAACGCCAACTATCCAGATAGCGAAAACAGGGGCTAACCTACTAAACAGTCCAATTGAAATTTCCTAGAATTGGAACAAGAAGATTGCTAGCAACATACTCTCCAACACACTaccattggttaaaatttattagaaactaCAAAATTATGAGTGGGGACTCACTAAATATGGAGTGAGATGTTCACAATTTTGTGATTCTCAATAATAGTGTGTAGTAAAGTGTGTTGCTAacattttcctttcaacaaagCTTAATTGATTTTCCACCTTTTCCAAAATAATGGTATACTTCTTAAATGTAGATTTCCAATGAGGTGAGAGAGAAAAGTAGACTATTATGAAACTGTTGTTGTATTTATGAATGAGTTAGTTGCAACAGACTAACAAAGTAGGGTATTTATTGAGAGTTCTAACTATAGAAGTAGTTAGCTTAACTAACTAACTCTTGTGTTGAGTCAGCAATGACTCATCTGTATCTACTATACACTATTATTCCTCACTCAAACATAGAGTGCTCTGAAACTCAGTGAAAGAAAGCACTGAATTTGGATCACAAATTCAGAAAAGACTGCTTGGCAAGAGGTTTTGTCAACACATCAGCAAGTTGAGCATAGGCAGGAACAAGACACACCAGCAGAGATTTATCCAAAACTTTTTCTCTCACAAAAAAGATGTCTAATTCCATGTGTTTGGTCCTTGAGTGAAGAACAGGATTGTGACTCAAAGCAACAGTGCTGAGATTATCACAATAGACAGCTGGAGTAGTAATTTTAATACATAGTTCTCTTAGTAAGGATTGAATCCATAGAAGTTCTGATGCAGAAACATCCAAGCTTCGATATTGAGCTTCTGTAGTTGATCGAGCAATAGAGGACTGCTTCTTTGACCACCAAGAAACAAAATTAGGACCAAAGAAAATACATTCCCTTGAAATTGATCCTCTGTCAACTATATCCATtccccaatcagcatcacagaaAGCTTCTAGAGTATAGAGTTCTCCATGAGGAGCAGATTTTAAAGACAACCCATAGTCTATAGTACCCTTTAGATATCTTAAGATACGCTTGACAGCCTTCCAATGTTCCTCCATAGGTTCTGACATAAACTGACAGACATTGTTTACATTGTAGCTCACTTCTGGCCTAGTTACATTAATGTATGAAGTGCCCCAACAACCGACCGATAGAGGGTAGCATCATCAACAACAGGTACTGAAACAAGCTTAGTTGTACCATGTTTAGTTAACTTGAGATCAGAGGGCAGAGGAGTGAATATTGGTTTGGCATCAACCATCTTAGCCTTTTCAAgcaaatcataaatatatttagcTTGAGATAACAATAGAGAACCATTACTCAAATGTTTTACTTCAATACCCAGAAAATAATCCAAGTTTCCTAGCTGTTTAAGAGCAAAAACAACATGTAGTTTGGTAATTAAGTTTCAAATAAGAACTGGAGATGACCCTGTGATGATAATATCATCAATACATATCAACAGATAAAGACACTTAGAATCAGTGTTGAACACTAGAAGGGATGGATCACACTTTCTTTGAACAAAGCCAAAAGTCAGTAGTGTTTTGGTTAATCTTTCATACTaggccctaggtgcttgttttaacccATAGATAGCTTTCTTGAGTTTGCAGACCATACTTTTATCAGAATCAACGAATCCAGGTGACTGTGTTATGTAGACTTCTTCTTCCAAATAGCcataaaagaaagcattgttcaCATCGATTTTCTGAATAGACCAGTGATGAGTAAGAGCAATTGTCAACATTATTCTTATTGTGAGGTTTCACAATAGGTGAAAAAGTTTCTGAATAATCCTGACCAGGGATTTgattaaatcacttggccaccAACCGAGCTTTATACTTCAAGATAGAGGCATCAAGATTTTATTTTACCCTGAAAATCCACTTGCAGCCAATGGATTTTCTGCTTGAGGGTAACGGGACCAGAGACCAAGTGTTACTGGGCATGCGAGCATTGTACTCTTGCTACATAGCTTCCTTCCACTCAGGAGATGAGAGAGCATGTTTAACAAAAGTAGGTTCAGTAGCAGTTAGAAGTAAAGTTGGATGTAACGAGGTTGTACAATACTTGACTTTGATCTAGTT is a genomic window containing:
- the LOC114368358 gene encoding tripeptidyl-peptidase 2-like → MLTVTAYSFTIERKYGVFSKLDACTFVVNVYNDGNVLSIVTDCSGHGTHVAGIATAFHPKEPLLNGIAPGAQIISCKIGDSRLGSMETGTGLIRALIAAHKSDLINMSYGEATLLPDYGSFVDLVNGWARTEHCWCTWWYIFKYHRYWCICVSCYGCWCTCVVEPPSEGLEYTWSSRGPTADGDLGVCVSAPGGAVAPVPTWTLQRRMLGIGTSMASPSASGGTTLLISAMKVLACGSFVAYLVVFTCTHISSFVCMICIQAEGIPVSPYCVRKALENIAIPIGDLPEDKLSTGQGLMQVDKAFEYMQKCQNVPCVWYQIKIQQCGKTSEFTFNHVRFTFPLCDQRQERYYLLALSYICKSRKCSMLL